A section of the Ranitomeya imitator isolate aRanImi1 chromosome 7, aRanImi1.pri, whole genome shotgun sequence genome encodes:
- the LOC138645993 gene encoding histone H2B 1.1, translating into MPEPAKSAPAPKKGSKKAVTKTQKKDGKKRRKSRKESYAIYVYKVLKQVHPDTGISSKAMGIMNSFVNDIFERIAGEASRLAHYNKRSTITSREIQTAVRLLLPGELAKHAVSEGTKAVTKYTSAK; encoded by the coding sequence ATGCCTGAACCCGCCAAGTCTGCGCCTGCGCCcaagaagggctccaagaaagccgtgaccaagactcagaagaaggacggcaagaagcggaggaagagcaggaaggagagctacgccatctacgtgtacaaggtgctgaagcaggtccaccccgacaccggcatctcctccaaggccatgggcatcatgaactccttcgtcaacgacatcttcgagcgcatcgcaggggaagcctcccgcctggctcactacaacaagcgctccaccatcacctcccgggagatccagaccgccgtgcgcctgctgctgcccggagagctggccaagcacgccgtgtccgagggcaccaaggccgtcaccaagtacaccagcgccaagtga
- the LOC138645992 gene encoding histone H2A type 1: MSGRGKQGGKVRAKAKTRSSRAGLQFPVGRVHRLLRKGNYAERVGAGAPVYLAAVLEYLTAEILELAGNAARDNKKTRIIPRHLQLAVRNDEELNRLLGGVTIAQGGVLPNIQAVLLPKKTESSKASKSK, translated from the coding sequence ATGTCTGGACGCGGCAAACAAGGAGGAAAGGTCCGAGCTAAGGCCAAGACCCGCTCATCCCGGGCAGGACTGCAGTTCCCAGTCGGCCGTGTGCACAGGCTTCTCCGCAAGGGCAACTACGCTGAGAGAGTCGGCGCCGGCGCTCCGGTCTATCTGGCCgctgtgctggagtatctgaccGCTGAGATCCTGGAATTGGCCGGCAATGCTGCCCGGGACAACAAGAAGACCCGCATCATCCCCCGTCACCTGCAGCTGGCGGTGCGCAATGACGaggagctgaacaggctgctgggtggggtgaccattgcccaggggggcgtcctgcccaacatccaggccgtgctgctgcccaagaagaccgagagcagcaaggcgagcaagagcaagtga
- the LOC138645997 gene encoding histone H3, with protein sequence MARTKQTARKSTGGKAPRKQLATKAARKSAPATGGVKKPHRYRPGTVALREIRRYQKSTELLIRKLPFQRLVREIAQDFKTDLRFQSSAVMALQEASEAYLVGLFEDTNLCAIHAKRVTIMPKDIQLARRIRGERA encoded by the coding sequence ATGGCAAGAACAAAGCAGACCGCTCGTAAATCCACCGGAGGGAAAGCTCCCCGCAAGCAGCTGGCCACAAAGgccgccaggaagagcgctccCGCCACTGGTGGAGTGAAGAAGCCGCATCGTTACCGGCCGGGAACAGTTGCTCTCCGTGAGATCCGCCGCTATCAGAAATCCACCGAGCTGCTGATCCGTAAGCTTCCCTTCCAGCGCCTGGTGAGGGAGATCGCCCAGGACTTCAAGACCGATCTGCGTTTCCAGAGTTCGGCCGTCATGGCCCTGCAGGAGGCCAGCGAGGCTTATCTGGTGGGGTTGTTCGAGGACACCAACCTGTGCGCCATCCACGCCAAGAGGGTCACCATCATGCCCAAAGACATCCAGCTGGCCCGCCGGATCCGTGGGGAGAGAGCTTAG
- the LOC138645995 gene encoding histone H1C-like, which translates to MAETAPAAAPPPAEPAAKSKKQPKKSAAKKSNKPSGPSVSELIVKAVSASKERSGVSLAALKKALSAGGYDVEKNNSRLKLAVKSLVTKGALLQVKGSGASGSFKLNKKQETKDKVAKKKPAAAAKPKKPAAAKKAAKSPKKPKKAPTAAKKSPKKAKKPAAAKKAAKSPKKPKAAPKPKKVTKSPAKKAAKPAKSPAKKAAKAKKPAAKK; encoded by the coding sequence ATGGCAGAGACCGcgccagccgccgctccccctcccgcagaaccggccgccaaatccaagaagcagccgaaGAAATCTGCTGCCAAGAAGAGCAATAAACCCTCCGGCCCCAGCGTCTCCGAGCTGATCGTGAAAGCCGTGTCCGCCTCCAAGGAGCGCAGCGGGGTGTCTCTGGCCGCCCTGAAGAAGGCTCTGTCTGCCGGAGGATACGATGTAGAGAAGAACAACAGCCGCCTGAAGCTGGCCGTCAAGTCTCTGGTCACCAAGGGCGCCCTCCTCCAGGTGAAAGGCAGCGGCGCCTCCGGGTCCTTCAAGCTGAACAAGAAGCAGGAGACGAAGGACAAAGTGGCCAAGAAGAAGCCAGCAGCTGCGGCCAAACCTAAGAAACCCGCTGCTGCCAAGAAAGCCGCCAAATCTCCGAAGAAGCCCAAGAAGGCTCCGACCGCGGCCAAGAAGAGCCCGAAAAAGGCCAAGAAGCCCGCAGCTGCCAAGAAAGCGGCCAAGAGCCCCAAAAAGCCGAAAGCCGCTCCCAAGCCCAAGAAGGTGACGAAGAGTCCGGCTAAGAAGGCGGCCAAACCCGCCAAGAGTCCGGCTAAGAAGGCTGCGAAAGCCAAGAAGCCCGCGGCTAAGAAATAA
- the LOC138645996 gene encoding histone H2A type 1, with product MSGRGKQGGKVRAKAKTRSSRAGLQFPVGRVHRLLRKGNYAERVGAGAPVYLAAVLEYLTAEILELAGNAARDNKKTRIIPRHLQLAVRNDEELNRLLGGVTIAQGGVLPNIQAVLLPKKTESSKASKSK from the coding sequence ATGTCTGGACGCGGCAAACAAGGAGGAAAGGTCCGAGCTAAGGCCAAGACCCGCTCATCCCGGGCAGGACTGCAGTTCCCAGTCGGCCGTGTGCACAGGCTTCTCCGCAAGGGCAACTACGCTGAGAGAGTCGGCGCCGGCGCTCCGGTCTATCTGGCCgctgtgctggagtatctgaccGCTGAGATCCTGGAATTGGCCGGCAATGCTGCCCGGGACAACAAGAAGACCCGCATCATCCCCCGTCACCTGCAGCTGGCGGTGCGCAATGACGaggagctgaacaggctgctgggtgGTGTGACCATTGCCCAGGGGGGCGTCCTGCCCAACATCCAGGCCGTGCTGCTGCCCAAGAAGACCGAGAGCAGCAAGGCGAGCAAGAGCAAGTGA